CAGTACCGAAGTATCCCGTGCGCTCACTTACAGTTTACCGCTTTTAAAACAGGCTACAAAGGTCGTTATTTGCACCAGCGCGAGCAGTGCCGATAAAATGCCAAACGGCCATGAGGTGGTTAAATATTTAGCCCAGCATGATATTAAAAGTGAGTTTGTCACTTTTAATAATGGCAGGCAATCAACCGCTAAAGCGTTTATGTCGGTAGCGCAAATGCATAATGCCGATTTAGTCGTTATGGGGGCGTTTACACATAGGCGTATTCACGAACAAATTTTTGGAGGTATGACTAACTACATGCTTGCAAACACCACACTACCGATATTTATGGCGCGTTAGTGCTTTAAATTAATTAACTACATTTTACCCAAAAGCCGATATTTACGTTCAATATCGGCTTTTTATTTTTAGTGACTCTAAAGCTCACTGTGATAAAACTAACCATTATAATAATAAAAATTAATGGGTAGCGGCCTATGTATACGCTTTCGCAGTGGCAAACGAACGGGCAGTTTATTGATATAAATGCCAATCAAATTTTTACTAAAACAGCGGGGGATGCAAATAACCCCGCGCTACTTTTAATTCATGGATTTCCAAGTGCTAGCTGGGACTGGGAAGGTATGTGGGATGAACTTACTAAACACTACTTTTTAGTAACACTTGATATGCTGGGGTTTGGGCTTTCGGATAAACCAATAAACGCGACTTATAAAATTACAGAGCAGGCTGATTTATACACGCAATTTTTAAAGCGTTTAAATATTACCGATGTAAACATACTAGCCCACGATTATGGTGATACCGTGGCGCAAGAGCTATTAGCAAGACAAGTTGCTGCCAAAAGTGAAATACGCATACACAGTGTATGCTTTTTAAATGGTGGGCTATTTCCACAAGTACATAAACCCTTATTTATACAAAAGCTGCTACTTTCAAAACTTGGTTGGATAGTCCCTAAGCTAATGAGCAAACAAAAGTTTGCTAAAAACTTAACCACTATTTTTGGTAAACACACGCCACCAGCCCCTTTGGTAATTGATACGCTTTGGGCACTGTTAATATATAACAATGGTTTACGTGTTATGCCCAAGCTAATTAAATATATTACACAGCGAAAACAAAACGAGCAACGCTGGGTTGGGGCCATTATTAATAGCGATATACCAGTTACGTTTATTGCAGGTGAGCAAGACCCAATCTCAGGTAAACACATGCTTGAGCATTATAAAAAGAAAGTACCAAATGCGCGCGTACAAGGGTTTGTTGAACTTGGGCACTACCCGCAAATAGAAGATGCTAAGGCTATAACTGTGGCTTATTTAAATTTTAGAAACCAGTTATAAAAAACGCGGCTTAAGTGAAGTAAGCCGCGTTTTAAACTTTAATTAAGCGTAATTAAATACGTTCTTTTAATACTTTCTTTTTTTAGGTACTTTTAATTGGCTTTCAAATTCATCAGGAAAAAGCACGGTACCGTCGTCATCTTCGGTAGGGAACACCGCAATTAGTAAATCGTCCTCTTCAAGGCCGGGTGTCCAGCGGCTAAACCAATCTTTAGTAGGGATTGCTTTTGGTGTACAGCCTTCCCATTCACCTGTGGCCCAAGCTTGTGCAAAATCGCGGGTTGGCCATACTGGTACACAGTCGTCATCTTCGTTAGCTAGCATTACGCAGCCATCGTCGTCGTTTAAAATCCACACTTGCTTATATTGCTGTACGGTTTCAAACATAAAAGCGAGTCGTTTTTTTGCCCCTAGCCCTAAAATTACAGTTTGTTCTTCGGTTGCATTTGCAGTTGTCATAATTGGCTCACTCTTAATTGCTGTAGTTTTACTGTTACCAGTATATCGAGTTATATGACAGTGTGTTGAAAAGTTATTATTTAATTTTATCTGTGCAGATCTAATTTTAAGATTAAACAGTATAAGCTCTCATAAATTTGAGCGATCATTCAAAATCACTCTTGAATGTATTTAAAACGACCTCATCTCATACACATACTTTAAAGAAGGATTGAAAAGAATGACTACTGATTTACTTTCACCGTTTAAACTAAACGACACACTTGAACTTCAAAACCGTGTACTTATGGCGCCTTTAACACGTTGTATGGCCGATGATAATTTAGTGCCTACCCAAGATATGGTTGAATATTATGCACGCCGCGCACAAACAGGTTTAATTATTAGCGAAGCCACTATTATTCGCCCAGATGCGCAAGGTTACCCAAATACACCGGGGTTATTTACCAGTGAGCAAATTCAAGGTTGGAAGAAAGTAACTGACGCAGTGCATGCCAATGGCGGAAAAATGTTTGCACAACTTTGGCATGTTGGCCGTGTTGCGCATCCTCACTTTTTTGATGGCGATGTATTGGCGCCATCGGCAATTGGTGTAGAAGGCTCTGTACCACGTATGCGTGAGCTTACTTACATTACGCCAAAAGCTGCAACAACTGACGATATAAAATCGCTGGTTGCAGATTTTGCTAAAGCGGCCGAAAACGCAATGGAAGCCGGTTTTGATGGCGTAGAAATTCACGGCGCAAATGGTTACTTAATTGACCAATTTTTACATTATGAAGCTAACGTACGTGAAGATGAATATGGTCAAACACCTGAGAATATGTCGCGTTTTGCTCTAGAAGTAACGGATGCTGTAATAGCTGAAGTGGGTAATGAGCGTACCGCATTAAGGTTAACTCCAGGCGCTTATTTTAATATGAGCGAAGATAGCCGCGATAAGGCCGTATTTGACTACCTATTACCAGAGCTTGAAAAAAG
The sequence above is drawn from the Pseudoalteromonas espejiana DSM 9414 genome and encodes:
- a CDS encoding DUF2750 domain-containing protein, with protein sequence MTTANATEEQTVILGLGAKKRLAFMFETVQQYKQVWILNDDDGCVMLANEDDDCVPVWPTRDFAQAWATGEWEGCTPKAIPTKDWFSRWTPGLEEDDLLIAVFPTEDDDGTVLFPDEFESQLKVPKKRKY
- a CDS encoding alkene reductase; amino-acid sequence: MTTDLLSPFKLNDTLELQNRVLMAPLTRCMADDNLVPTQDMVEYYARRAQTGLIISEATIIRPDAQGYPNTPGLFTSEQIQGWKKVTDAVHANGGKMFAQLWHVGRVAHPHFFDGDVLAPSAIGVEGSVPRMRELTYITPKAATTDDIKSLVADFAKAAENAMEAGFDGVEIHGANGYLIDQFLHYEANVREDEYGQTPENMSRFALEVTDAVIAEVGNERTALRLTPGAYFNMSEDSRDKAVFDYLLPELEKRDLAYLHGGIFDDSTRFDSLEGKTTSEFLRAGYKGTLVGVGSYSFETAKEAINDAKFDLIAIGRPLIANPDYISKVANNEELVAYNDEMLAKLI
- a CDS encoding alpha/beta fold hydrolase; protein product: MYTLSQWQTNGQFIDINANQIFTKTAGDANNPALLLIHGFPSASWDWEGMWDELTKHYFLVTLDMLGFGLSDKPINATYKITEQADLYTQFLKRLNITDVNILAHDYGDTVAQELLARQVAAKSEIRIHSVCFLNGGLFPQVHKPLFIQKLLLSKLGWIVPKLMSKQKFAKNLTTIFGKHTPPAPLVIDTLWALLIYNNGLRVMPKLIKYITQRKQNEQRWVGAIINSDIPVTFIAGEQDPISGKHMLEHYKKKVPNARVQGFVELGHYPQIEDAKAITVAYLNFRNQL